The Coprococcus phoceensis genomic sequence GGAATGTTAGAAGAACTGAATATCACAGTTCCAGTAGCACTTCACTTAGACCACGGAAGCTACGAAGGATGTTTGAAATGTATCGAAGCTGGATTTTCTTCAGTAATGTTTGATGGTTCACACTATCCAATCGAAGAAAACGTAGCAAAAACAAAAGAATTAGTTGCAATCTGTAACGAAAAAGGAATGTCTCTTGAAGCTGAAGTTGGTTCAATCGGTGGAGAAGAAGATGGTGTTGTAGGAAAAGGTGAATGCGCAGATCCTAAGGAATGTAAAGCAATCGCTGATCTTGGAGTATCTATGTTAGCAGCAGGTATTGGTAACATCCACGGAAAATATCCAGAAAACTGGGAAGGATTAAGCTTCGAGACTTTAGATGCTATTCAGCAGCTTACAGGAGAGATGCCATTAGTACTTCACGGAGGAACAGGTATTCCGGAAGACATGATTAAAAAAGCAATTGACTTAGGTGTTGCTAAGATCAATGTAAATACAGAGTGCCAGTTATCATTTGCTGCAGCAACTCGTGAATACATTGAAGCTG encodes the following:
- the fba gene encoding class II fructose-1,6-bisphosphate aldolase, with translation MLVSAKEMLEKAKAGHYAVGQFNINNLEWTKSILLTAQECNSPVILGVSEGAGKYMAGYKTIVGMVNGMLEELNITVPVALHLDHGSYEGCLKCIEAGFSSVMFDGSHYPIEENVAKTKELVAICNEKGMSLEAEVGSIGGEEDGVVGKGECADPKECKAIADLGVSMLAAGIGNIHGKYPENWEGLSFETLDAIQQLTGEMPLVLHGGTGIPEDMIKKAIDLGVAKINVNTECQLSFAAATREYIEAGKDLQGKGFDPRKLLAPGADAIKATVKEKMELFGSVNKA